GGTTGATCCGCCCGATTATCCCCTGGATGCCTGGCTCGATGCCATGAAGCATGACAAGAAGGTACAAAGAGGTGTTTTGCGATTGGTCCTGAACAAGGGGGTGGGTGATTGCCTGGTGCGGGAGATTGCCGATCCCGCTCCGCTGTTTGCCGATGCCCTGAAAGAGCTCAAACCATCAAGGTGAAACGATGACAAAAGAACAGGCAACGCAATTGCTGGGAACAATCGCGGGGTATCTGGAAATTCTCCGGAAGGATCCGCATTCCACGACCTTTGTGCCGTTAAGCGACGCCTACCGGAACCTTGGCATGCTCGACGAGGCCTTGGCCATAGCGCGCCAGGGCATCGAGGCGCTGCCTTTTTTCAGTCCCGGCTATGTGGTGCTTGGTCGTGCGCAGATGCAGTGCGGCGCGCTCGAGAGTGCCGCCTGTTCCTTTGAAAGAGCCCTTCAAATCGACCCGGGCAGTGTGACCGCCCTGAAAAACATGGCCAAGCTGTGTGTTTTTCGTGGCCAGCGGGCCCGGGCTCTTGAATTGTACGAACGTGCCGCGGAACTTGCTCCGGAGGATCCGGTGCTGGCCAATCTGAAGGCATCCTTGCAGCCGGCTGCCGAAATGGCCTGCCATGCCACCTGCGAGACTGACGCCGCTGAACCGGAGCAGCAGGAACCGGTGTTTGCCACGGCCACGGTAGCCGAACTCTGTCTTCGTCAGGGTCACCTGGAGAAGGCGCATGCCATCTATCAGAACTTGCATCAGGCCAACCCTGCCGATGAAGCCATTCGCGAGCGCCTTGCGCATGTCGCGTCCCTGCTGGGGGCCGAAGCCCTAGACACGGCCGCCGAATCGACCTCGCATTCCGCCGGGACCGAATCTTCAGCGTCGGACGACGATGCGCCGCACGCTGTTGTTGCCACATTGCAGAAATGGTTGTTGGCCATCAAGGCAAGGAGGGAGCATGTTCAGAAGCATTCTGCGGGACATTGTTGAGCAAGCCGGCGGCGCTATCGGTTCGGCCCTGATGGGGTACGACGGCATCGCTATCGATCAGTATGAAAAACCCTGTGAAGGGATCGATTTGCAACTGGTCGCCGTTGAATATGCGAATGTGCTCAAGGAAGTCAGGAAAACGGTGGAAATTCTCGAAACCGGGGAAATGGAAGAGGTGGTGATCCGCACCGGGCGTTTTACCGTGCTGATTCGCGCCCTCAATGACGATTATTTCGTGACACTGACCCTGAAGCGCGATGGCAATTTCGGCAAGGCCCGCTATCTGCTGGCCAGGGAATCGGCCCGTTTGCGCGAGGCATTGGCGTAACGACGCCGATGCCATGGTTGCAATACCGATCATTTTTCCTTTCGGGATCTGGCCTTGCGGCTCGATTCCCTGTCAGATTTCGCGGCACTGTGCAGGTGCTTCTCTTCGGTTTTTTCTTTTTTCCGTGATATATGACAATAACGGTCGGGCGGCCATGCCCTGACGGTGGTCGATTGTGCCGGTGGCAGGCGATGATTCCGAACGAGCGGAGAGATTGAGTGCAAAGCGACTTTGTGGTAAAAAACAGAACGCAGAAGTTGCGGCAGCTGCTGCAACGCTTCGAGCTTGATGCCGCACTGCTCACCGGGCCGGCGAATCTGCGCTATTACAGCGGCTTCACCGGAACCGACGGCGCTTTGCTGGTCAACGGGAAAACGTCGGTCTTTCTGACCGATTCCCGATATACGAGCCAGGCCCGGCAGCAGGTGACGGCTGATCGCATGGTTGAATATCAGAGCAAAACCGGGGGGATCGCCGATCTTCTTGGCGAATTGCTCATAACTTCTTTAGGGTTTGACGCTGACAATCTCAGCTGCGCCCTGTTCGAGGAACTGCGGAGCAAGTGTCCAGGTGAATGCAACTGGCAATCCTTGCCCAGGGAATTCAAGGCGCTGCGCGGCATCAAGGACCAGACGGAAATCGCGCTGATGAAGCAGGCGGCCCGTGTTGCCGCCGAGGCTTTCGAGGAAATCCGCCCGCTGGTCCGTCCCGGTGCCATGGAACAGGAACTGGCCCTTGCCCTCGAATTCGCCATGCGGCGTCGGGGCGCACAGGATCGCTCCTTTCCTTTTATTGTCGCCTCCGGGGAGCGTGGGGCTCTGCCGCATGGCGTGGCGTCCGAACGCCGCCTGCGGGACGGAGAGCTGGTAACCTTCGATTTTGGCGCCATCTGGCAGGGATACTGTTCCGATGAAACGGTGACGCTGGCTCTGGGAACAGCGGATGTCCGGTTGCGGGAAATCTACGATATCGTATTCGAGGCACAGCAGCGGGCGTTGGCCGCCATCCGGCCCGGTGTGTCGCTGGCCGAAATCGATGGTACGGCAAGGGCGTATATCGGCGAGCGGGGTTACGGAGCGTTTTTCGGCCATGGGCTTGGGCACGGAGTCGGCCTCGAGGTGCATGAGTATCCTGTCGTATCGCCGCGTTCGACCGATGTCGCTGCGGAGGGAATGGTGTTTACGGTCGAGCCGGGAGTATACGTTCCCGGACTGGGGGGCGTGCGACTGGAGGAAACGGTGCTTGTCACCACGTGTGGGTATGAGCTGCTGACCACCATCGGCAAGGATTACTCCGCCGTTATGGTGTAAGACGATCCAAACGTAGCGACAACTTATTTTTAAGTTCAAGTGCAAGGAGGCAAGTCCTTATGGATATCAAAGATCTGAGAAATCTGCTGAAGATGGTGACGAACACCGATATCACGGAATTTGAATGGGAGCAGGGGGAAGAACGCATCGTTATCAAGCGTGGCCAGGTTGCCGGCGGCATGCAGGCAGCGGCGCCTTCCATGGTCATGAGCGCTGCGGCCGTACCGGTCGCACCTGCCCCGGGCGCTGCCGTAGCCGTGACGCCTGCCCCGGCCGCTGAAGAGGAAGAGGGCTTTGAAACCATCGAGTCGCCCATCGTGGGCACCTTTTACCGGGCACCTTCGCCGGATTCCGATCCGTATGTGGAGGTCGGCAGCGTTATTGAAAAAGGGCAGACCCTGTGTATTGTCGAAGCCATGAAGCTCATGAACGAGATCGAATCCGAGTTCAAGTGCCGCATCGTGAAAATCCTCAAGGAAAATGCGCAACCCGTCGAATATGGGGAACCCCTGTTTCTGGTCGAGCCCCTTTAGTCACGGTCGACGCTGCGTTGTCCGCGAAGGGCAGCCAAAACTGCTGAATACGGCGCGAATGGCCGCCCGCACTTCAGGTCGATGGATATCCGACGTTGCGCCCCCAGGGCAATCCCCCGTCAGGGCGGGTTGCATCAGGAGTTTCTATTCCCATGTTTCATAAGATACTTATTGCCAATCGTGGCGAAATCGCCCTGCGCATCATCCGCGCCTGCAAGGAACTGGGCATCAAGACCGTCGCCGTGCACTCCGACGTGGACGGCGAGTCGCTGCATGTCAAGCTGGCCGATGAAAGCATCTGCATCGGTCCGGCGCCGAGCAGCGCCAGCTATCTGAACATCAAGGCGATCATCAGCGCCGCCGAGGTGACCGACGCCGAAGCCATTCACCCCGGCTACGGGTTTCTGGCGGAAAACAGTGAGTTCGCCGAGATCTGTGAAGAATGCGGCATCACCTTTATCGGGCCCACACCGGAAAACATGCGCCTGATGGGGGATAAAATCCGGGCCCGGCAAACCGTCACCAAGGCGGGGGTACCGATCCTGCCCGGAACCACTGAAGGCGTCGCCACCATCGAGCAGGCCCGCCAGGTTGCTGACGGGATCGGTTATCCCGTGATCATCAAGGCAACCGCTGGCGGCGGCGGACGCGGCATGAAGGTTGTGCATTCTCCCGCCTCGCTCGCCAATGCTTTTGCCGCCGCCCGTTCCGAAGCCCAGGCCGGTTTTGGCAATCCCGAGGTTTATATCGAGAAATACTGCGAAAATCCCCGGCATGTGGAAGTGCAGATCCTGGCCGATAAGCATGGCAATGTCATTCATCTGGGCGAGCGCGATTGTTCCATCCAGCGCCGGCATCAGAAACTTCTGGAAGAGGCCCCCTGTCCGGTCCTGACCGAGGAGCAGCGCCGGCGCATGGGTGAATGCGCTGTGGCCGCCGCCCGGTCGGTCAACTATTCCAGCGTCGGCACCATGGAGTTTCTGCTCGACGGCAAGGGGGATTTTTACTTCATGGAAATGAATACCCGCGTGCAGGTCGAGCACCCCGTCACCGAAATGGTGACCGGCGTGGATATCATCAAGGAACAGATCCGCAGCGCCGCCGGTCTGCCTCTGGCCTACAAACAATCCGATATCCATATCAAGGGTCATGCCATCGAGTGTCGTATCAATGCCGAGCACCCCTTTAAATTCACCCCCTCGCCGGGCAGGATCGAAGGATATCACACCCCGGGCGGACTCGGCGTGCGGGTCGACAGCGCTGTTTACGATCAGTACAAGGTCCTGCCCCATTACGATTCGCTGGTGGCCAAGCTGATCGTGCATGCCGATACCCGCGAGGAAGCCATCCGCCGCATGGCCCGGGCTCTTGACGAATACATCATCGGTGGCATCCGCACCACCATTCAGCTGCACAAGCGCATCATGCAGAACAAGGAATTCAAGGAAGGGGCCGTCAATACGGGGTTCATGGATCGGTTGGTGTTCTGACGCACCGTGGTTTGACGATCATCGGTACCACCAGGATGGACTGGCACGGGCCGGGCGCTTAGCCCGGCCTGCGTTTTTCGGCGCGCTACCGCACCATGGAGGTATGTCATGAGGTGTGTCTGGCTCACATTGATTCTGGTGCCGCTGACCTTCTGCTGTGCCGCGGCCCAATCCCCCGATATGGGGCCTTGGCCAGAGGGGGGCGCATCGGTACTGACGTTGCGCGATGTTTTGCGCCTGGCCCTGGAACGCAACCTCGACCTCAAGGCGCAGCAGTACGAGACCAGGGCCAGCGATGCCGAAATCAGCAAGGCCTACGGTCTGTATGATCCGGTTCTCGGTCTTGAATATGCCGAGGGCGAGAGCCGGCAGCGCCTTAACCTCCAGTTTTACAGCGCCCAATCCAGCGAAAGATACCGGCGGTTCAATCTCGGCCTCCGGCAGAAAATCCCCACCGGCGGCGATCTGTATCTTGATTTTACCAATCAGCGGGCCGACCAGCAGCCTGCTCCCGGCCTGAATCCCTACTACGAGGGTGCCGTCACCCTGAGTCTCGTGCAGCCGCTGCTCAAGGGATTCGGCGGCACGGTTACCGAGCAGAATATCCTGTTTGCTGTCAAGGGCCGCGATATGGCTATCGAGGATTTGCGTGAGAGCGCCTTTCGCGTGGTTGCCGATACGCGCGATGCTTTTTTCGAGGCACTGCGGCTGCGCGACAATGTGGGTTACCGGCAGGCCTCCGTGGCTCTGGCCGACAGTCTGCTGCGGGAAAACCGGGCCAGGGTTAAAGCCGGGGTGTTGCCCCGGGTCGACGAACTGGAGGCCGAATTCGGCCTCAAGCAGCGACAGCGGGATCTGCTTGACGCCGATCGGGAATATCTGGACGGATTGGACGCGCTGGCGTTGCTGCTCGACATCCAGGACGAAATCGCCCTGCCCGATGTGCCGCCAGGGATCCCGGATGCCGTTGCGGATGTGCAGCAGGGGGTCGCTCAGGCTCTGGCCAAACGTCCGGATGTGCAGCGGCGGATGCGCGATATCGAACGGCTGGAGCTGCAAAGCCGCATCGCTGGCAACGCGGTGCTGCCCGCGCTCGATCTGGCGGCCGCCTATGGGCACCGGGGGCTCGGGCAGGATTACAGCGACAATCTCCGGGATATCGGCTCGGACGATTTTCGCAACTGGGAAATAGGCTTGACCCTTTCCTATCCCCTTGGCAACCGCGAAGCCCGTCACGAATACCGGCGCAGTGAGTTTGAACGCAAGGGCCGCCAGGCGCAGCTCACACAGCTGAAAAACCGTGTCCGCACCGAGGTCCGGGCCGCCATCCGCCTGCTGGAGGTGAGCCGCAAGAAAATCGATGTCACAAGCAGCCAGCTGGCATTCGCCGAGGAAAAGCTGCGTACCCTGCTCAAGCGCAGGGAGGTGGGGCTGGCGACCACGCGCCAGGTTCTGGAAGGGGAGGAGGACCATGCCCTGGCCCAGACCGAGCAGGCGGCCGCCATGACCGATCTGCACAAGGCCGTAACAGGTTATTACAAGGTTACCGGCCAACTGCTTGAACGGGAGGGCGTGCGTTTCGTCGACACCTTCCACAATGAAGCGGCCTCGCTGCTCGATAGCGGCCGGCCATGAGTCTGCGCGTCGGGCACATTGCCTATGCCAACTGCGTCCCCTTTTTCCACCATCTGGAGGCTGCCGGCTTTCAGGGGGTCATTCGCCCCGGGGTGCCGGCGCAACTCAATGCCCTGCTGGCCGATGGCCGCATCGATCTGAGCCCCTCGTCCTCCTTCGAGTACGGAAGGCACTGGCGCCGCTACGGCCTTTTGCCGGATCTCTCCATCAGCGCCTGCGGGCCGGTGCGCAGTGTGCTGCTTTTTTCTTCCAGCCCTTTTGACAAACTCGCCGGAGTTCCCGTTGCCCTGACCGGCGAATCGGCCACCTCCATCAATCTTCTGAGACTGCTCTGCCTGGAATTTTACGGGTTTCCATTGCGTGAGATGACCGACTGCCGACAGCCGGTGGAGGAAATTATTGCCGCCGGAGGCTCGGGACTTCTCATCGGGGATCGGGCTCTCAAGGCCGCCATGCGGTCCGGCGCTGCTTATGTCCACGACCTCGGTGAACTCTGGTGGCGTCACACCGGTCTGCCTTTCGTGTTCGCCCTGTGGATCGTACATCGCGATGCCATGCGGCGCAAAGCTTTGGAATTAAGGCAGTTCCAGCGGCAGTTACATGTTTCCCTGGACCGCGCCCTGTCCGACCTTCATCATCTCTCACGCCAAAGCGCAGAGTCCTCCTGGCTCGGCATCGCGCAACTTGCAAACTACTGGCAAGCCATGTCCTACGAATTTACCGACTGGCACCGGCAGGGCCTTGAACGCTATTTTCATCTGGCCGTCAAACATCGCCTGCTGCCGGAAATGCCGCAATTTAACTTCGTTGCGTCCGTTTTATAGAGAGCGCCTTTTGAGTTGACGCTGACAGGTGAATCCACTAGTATGGCTGCGTTTTCCATGCCCGGGTGGCGGAACTGGCAGACGCAAGGGACTTAAAATCCCTCGGGAGTAATCCTGTACGAGTTCGATTCTCGTCCCGGGTACCATAATAAAAGCAAGGGGTTAGCCAATGATTGGCTAACCCCTTGCTTGTCTTTAAATTGTTAAATTTAAGTTTTGTGCCTATTCTGTGCCATTCAGCTACAACTCTTTACAACAAATCACAGCAAGTTTGTTTACTCGAGCACTAAAAACTTACCGCGGTGATTGAGAAAATCCCCCCTGCTAAGAGTCAGATTGGAGTGGCTTCAAGTGAGATCTAACTGCCGCCGCAGTCTTCGCGAGACAAGCTTTGGACATTTCTGGGGCCTTTTTTGCTTTATGTTCGTCACTGATATGGGAATATCTGAGAGCCATTACAAGTGTCTTCTGCCCAAGGAGTGCCGCAACTTCGGCAAGGGTACATCCGCTTTCGGTGAAGTAAGACCCCGCGGAATGGCGGTTGTCATGAAATCTATAATTCTCAATCCCTGCTCTTTTTAACGCATTTTTCCAAGCATTTTCGAAGTCCATAGGCTTTGAGGGATTTTTTGATCCCGGGAATAACAATCCTGTGGATAGGTTTCTATGCTCATACAACCATTCCAAGTAGGGGAACAGTTCATCAGACACGGTCAAGGTAATCATGTTATCCCTTTTCATCCGCGAGCGAGGGATTTGAACTGTTCGTTCGCTGAGGTTGACTTCGCTTTCATGGAGCCCCACTAGAGAATTCCTTCGCAACCCTAATCCAATGGCGAGCATGAACAGGGGGAGTAGACGCTTATTGCGGCTTTTTCCACAGGCCTCCGCTAACAACGGCAATTCAACTTTTCTGTCCAGAAATCTGCCTGGTGTATCTGGTTCTGCGAGTTGTGCTATCTGTTTAACAATATTAAATGGTAGCCAGCCTAGGCGTTGTACCCCGAATTGAAATGCCATTCGCAGTGAGGACATATATCTGTTCGCTGTTGAGGGAGATCGTAGTTTCCCACGATATGTTGTTTCGTTAAGCAACTCTTCCCTTGCAAGACATATATTGACGGCTTCCACCTCAAAGAGTTTGAGTGTTCCTAAGTGAGTCTGCCACCAGTTCAAATGTTCTTTAAGCTTTTTATAGCCTTTAGGTTTCTCTCTTTCCATAGACTTGAGGTAGTGCTTGAATAAGTCAGCTACGGAACGTTTTTGCGCTTCATTGTTCGGGAAACGTCCAAGATCGAACTGGTCCTCCTGTTTTTGGGCCCATTTTTTAGCGTCGGTTTTCCTTTTAAAGGTCCTGGTTATCTCCTTGTTTTTAATTCTGACACGGGCCGTAAAGGTGTTTCCCTTTTTACCGTTGTTCATGCGAATTTGAGCCATTTTTCCTCCGTTAAGAAGAAAGACTCGGCAAGATGTTTGTCGAGTCTTTCTTCTTAGATATTTGTATTTTTTGTGCTGTCGTTATAGTCGTAAGTCAGAACATAAGTTTAGACCATGATTCTGGTAGAAAACCTTACGCAACTTTACGAAGATGGATAGCAGGTGTGACTTGCACTCCCCTGATAGAATAGTGCCTCATGATCACAGTTTTTCCGGAGTGGATGGTTCTTGTTGTTTTCTCACCCATTCAAAAAACCGATCCTCATCGATTAATACCGTTCTTCCAACCCTTGAAACACAATTCGAAAAGCCATTCTCCTTCTCATTGAAAATTAAATGACGAAGTCCACCGATCGGAGGCCAAGGATGATAATCATTCCACTTTGTAACAGGTATGAGTCTAGTGTTTGTGCCGACCGAGTTATTTGACAAGTTCATAAAATATCTCCTTGTTGCCTTAGTGATTAAGTTATGTGCGAATACCGTTTATGCACATCGAAAACTCTGTTTATATAATGGTGCCAAAAAACAAAATTAAATCAATAAAAACCTAGTATATGAATGATAGAAATAAGTATCTTGTGGAACTTACGAAAACTATATGTTCGTATGATTGTTAATATGAACAACGTGAATAGCAATACCGGTGCCAACATTCGTAGATATTGTTTGTGTTTCAGTTGTGGTCTTGTAAGTCCCTGCGAAATAAAGATTATTTATTTTCCGGTCTTTTTGGGTTTTTCATGAATGGTGGGGGCAAGGCGGGAGTTTGGCCTACGGTGGAGAATATTTTGAAAGGAAGTTGAAATATTATCTCGATTCATACAAAAAAATTTTCGTTTTAGAAAAAATATTTTTCTAATTTAAAAAAACAGTGTAAATGCAGGACCTTACAAGTTCAGCATCATCAAATATTTTTGATGGTTTAAATTGGAGTTTAAATCATGAGGTGTTTGATGGAAAATCATGTCTCGACTTCACAATAGCGGACATTGACCATTACCTAAGCGGTCTTTTTGAAAAATTGCCCCTCTTCAGTCGTCTGGGCTTTGTAGCCATTGGACGAATGGTTCCCTCACATGGGTTCTTGCTCGCAAAACCATGGCCGATGCATCCCGCGCCGTCGGTTCGATCCCTTTCAAAAAAAGCAGTTATATATCAATCCGCAGCGAGACCCTTCAGGCACACGGGATTTTTCCTTCACTGCAAATTGGGAGCGGTGCTCGGTTATGATCCCGAATATCGATGAGGGTCCGTAGAGAAGATGGCCAAAGGTTTTTTAAGAATGACGCGCTCCCGCTGAAGGCGTTCATTCAACAACTTTGACACTGCTTCGGGCGACGGTGGATTAGTTCGGCCAGTAAAGGCAGCATCTTGTTGGACCTGTTGCTTCTAAATTTAGCCCTTCAAAGCCCTGTAGGTAATCCTTGGGTTTCATTCAGCCTGACGAAGGCCGAGACCATCTTCAATAACCTGACGAACAGCCTCGAGTATAATGTCTGGTTCGTATTTTAGATGATTGCTCAGAAATATACCTCACGTTCTCGTTAGGATATGCGGGGTGTCCATAAAAGCGAAGATAACTCAATGATCCAAAAATCATATGTCCCCCCCCCTCGGAATGACGATCATTGCTCCCTGCAAGAAAGCGCAAATTGCTCAAGGCGTTCTGTAAACAAAAGTCCACATTCATCCCGATTTGCTAAAGGGTATGAATTCAACCATCCGACTATTGCGATGCGGCCCAATATCGATAATCACTGCTTTCACCCAGGCAACCAACGGGATACAGTTGATTACATAAACGAACAACTTAAACCGTTCGATTTTGTTCGGTAGAGTCTTGATCTGCATTGTCTTTCTCCCGTTTGGATTTGATAGTTTTCGCAAAAAGCATCGTATCTATCCAGGAAAGGCACTGCTTTAATTTTCACCACCACCCACCCACAGATTCTGCGTTGGAAGCGCAAGCTATAAGGTGTTTACAGTTTACTTTTTGTTTTTTCGACGCTTTTTTCGCTTCCTTTGGCTCTTGTTTCGTTTTGCAGGTTTTCCTTGAGACAGCGATTTTGAATCTTTAACCTGTGGAGGTATTGGCCTATGTTTTTCTGTGCCTGTAGTCTGTCGGTTGTGCCCTTGCACATCATTGGATTGCTCTTCTTGTAGTTGCTGCAGGACCTGCTGCAAGAAAATTAGCAATTGGTGCGGCAGCGGTTGTTGGCGCACTTGAGAAAGGTCTTTGGCCTGATTGGCTGAAAATTGTCTGGCGGCCTCTATTAGACACCGAACCAAGCCTTGTTCGATCGGCCTGATGTCCTTCCTTAAAGCAAGTGGCCTCCGCTTACGGTTTAGCTCTTCCTGTAGTCTTTGTACTTCCGCCCGTGCCGCGTTCACTTCATCCTTTAACGTTGCGATCTCCAGAAGGTGAGATAATCGGTCCCGCTCCTTAAGGAAGTGGTTGATTCTTTTTGTGTCCCCCGCCAAGTAGTTTTTAATTGCCGCTGCTGTAACGCTTAATCCCTGCTTTTGTATCGATTCTATTGCCTCTAAATACTTCTCATCGCTAAGACTTGGACAACAGTTCATTTTGTCACCTCCACTATTTTTATTGTAAAACTCATATATCCTACTTTTCAGAAGGTAAGAATAAATAGTTTAGGCCGTACAGAATAATATTTAAATTATAGATGAGTGCTTTGTGCTTAAGGCCAAATCGAAGTCTCTAGGCCTAGAAATTGTCATATGGTCAGTCCGAAAACAAAGCAAGTAGTCCGGTTGCTGTGGAAAAGATTTTGTGAATAGTTCATGTATATTCCATCTCGTTAGTCCTGACGCACCTATTTGTTGAGTAGTAGGTTGTTATACTAGTCAAGCAAGTGGATAATAAAAAAACACCGAAACCTATCGTGATAACAATATTATTCAAAACATATATAAACTACGTCTCAGTTGTCGTTGACATTGGTGAATTTATGGCTGGAAGATTGAGGTCTGGACAAGTATTTTGGATTGACTTGTTGTTTAGGTGATTCTGTAACCATCCCCTAAGGTAGGGCCATCAATTTATAGAGTTTTCCCGCATACTCAACGATTTAAGGGAGGGCTTATAGGTGCGGAAATCTTGATTTAGACAAATGCAGATCCTTGAAATGCTCAAAGAGATCAAAGTCGGGCGTATTGTCAAAGGTATTTGCCGCGAACATGGCATCTCGGATGCTACCTACTACAACTGGAAATTAAAATATGGCGACATGGAGGCCTCCAACATCAGGCGCCTCAAAGGTCCTGGGGAGGAGAATCACAAACTAAGGCAGATGTTTGTCGCTCTCAGCCTCGAAACCAGTACGTTCAATTATGTCATCGGAAAAAAACTTTAACGCCGATAGAAAAACGCTTCCTGATCATTTACCTTCGTTAGGAACGCGCTTTAAGCTAACGAGCAGCTTGTCGGGCGCTTTCCTTGAGTCGATCTGTTTATGTTTATCGACCGGCCCCAAAAAGGACCAGCCTGTGATTTACCTGCTACAGGAACTTGCCGAAAAATATCCTCGCTATATCTTCAATAAACTCTTTGAACTCACCCGTTGGCGTGGCAATAGCTGGAACCACAAGCGTGTCTACAGTGTTTATTGCCATTTGGAACTGAATTTTTCCGCATGGGCATAAAGAGGTTGACGAACCGCAACCCGGAACCCTTGCCGGTACTAGCCTCGGTTATCCAGTGCTGGTACATCGACTTTATGAGCGATGTTCTTTGGTGTGGCCAGCGATTCAGAACATTCAACGTGCTGGATGACTTCAATCGCGAGGCACCTACTATTGATATAGATTTAAATTATCCTGCCCAACGCGTTATCCGCACGCTGGACCGGATAGCTGTCTGGCGAGGTTGTCCGGCAAAGTTGCGTCGGAGTTTATTTAGCTGAAACTTGCCATCTAGGCCGAAGATTACGATGTCGAACTAGGGTTCTTTATGCCCGGCCAGTGACTCAAGATTCATTTATCAAACCGATTATCGGACCTGTCGTAACGATGCCCCCGATTCATATGTCTTTCATCGACCATAAGGGGGGCGAGAAGGAGCCGACAACTGGATCATAGAATATAACGAAATCAGACCTCACGATTCGTTGGGAAAATTGGCGCCAAAAAAATGTCTAGAAGCAAAATAACCGCCGGAGCTCTCTATTTATCGGTGGCCTTAAAAGAGAGAGCTTTGCAGCCTGACATACTCCACGTTTCATAGGGAGGAGTTTGTTTCTTTAGGGCGTGAGGGAAATCTTTTATGCGCGAGGTGGCTTTACTGATAGAGGGGGGAGCTAAAAAGGAAGTTTTTAGACCGAAGGAACAGGTCTAAAAGGGTAGACATTAGACGTCTAAGTAGCAGTTTTTAGTTACTTCGGTAAAAAGGCTTCTGAGACACGACGTTACTTCTTTTTGTTAACAAGGCAGTTTTTAGACTCGACGAGGGGTATCTTGGGTGATTTTTTCGGTATGGAAAATTAGACACCAAATTATTCCCAGTTTTTGTTTAAGCCTTTTTTGAAAAATTGAGCGGTGTTGTCAAGGTAGTTGTTGGTGTGCCAAGAAGGTGAAGCCGCAGGATTTGGCTTAGCCATGCTGCACCAGTGATGAGGGATAGGCCCCTCGGTGTCGTCTATCAGGAGGAGACACCAAACCACCCTGAGCTGCGGCCTAAAGAGCGACCGTGGTGAGCGTCATGGGAAA
This portion of the Syntrophotalea acetylenica genome encodes:
- a CDS encoding tyrosine-type recombinase/integrase; this encodes MAQIRMNNGKKGNTFTARVRIKNKEITRTFKRKTDAKKWAQKQEDQFDLGRFPNNEAQKRSVADLFKHYLKSMEREKPKGYKKLKEHLNWWQTHLGTLKLFEVEAVNICLAREELLNETTYRGKLRSPSTANRYMSSLRMAFQFGVQRLGWLPFNIVKQIAQLAEPDTPGRFLDRKVELPLLAEACGKSRNKRLLPLFMLAIGLGLRRNSLVGLHESEVNLSERTVQIPRSRMKRDNMITLTVSDELFPYLEWLYEHRNLSTGLLFPGSKNPSKPMDFENAWKNALKRAGIENYRFHDNRHSAGSYFTESGCTLAEVAALLGQKTLVMALRYSHISDEHKAKKAPEMSKACLAKTAAAVRSHLKPLQSDS